A window of the Streptomyces griseochromogenes genome harbors these coding sequences:
- a CDS encoding anti-sigma factor family protein gives MTSTADTAGHPDVAEISDLTEGLLPSSRTAELQRHLEECELCADVRASLEEIQGLLGTVPGPSRMPADVADRIDAALAAEARRSATEPGALDTSVLISGPAEPDSQITGGGVSRETSPSADRPVGRPHGATGPGRKGRERGRRRRTVVLGAVLTAAVLGAGSLVLQSLGSGGSDTTAHGKPTQSVTTFSGDSVQNQVKDLLSVKRETEGGSESKRPRSGADSEQNTPGSTQGAHTLLQPQTSVPDCVRKAISRSGDVLGAKTGMYAGKSAYLVVLPDTVDSTRVTVYVVDASCVGQQPVSPGKVLLKQSLARP, from the coding sequence GTGACTTCCACGGCAGACACGGCCGGGCACCCGGACGTCGCGGAGATCTCCGACCTCACCGAAGGACTCCTTCCATCGAGCCGGACCGCGGAGCTGCAGCGTCACCTGGAAGAGTGCGAGCTGTGCGCGGACGTCCGTGCCTCGCTGGAGGAGATCCAGGGGCTGCTGGGCACCGTGCCGGGTCCGTCGCGCATGCCGGCGGACGTCGCGGACCGCATTGACGCCGCCCTCGCGGCCGAAGCCCGACGGAGCGCCACCGAACCCGGAGCTCTGGACACGTCGGTGCTGATTTCCGGGCCCGCAGAGCCAGACAGCCAGATCACCGGCGGTGGTGTTTCACGTGAAACATCGCCTTCGGCGGACCGGCCCGTCGGGCGCCCCCACGGGGCGACAGGGCCGGGGCGGAAGGGACGCGAGCGCGGGCGGCGCCGCAGGACCGTCGTCCTCGGTGCCGTTCTCACCGCCGCCGTCCTGGGGGCCGGGTCCCTGGTCCTGCAGTCACTCGGCAGCGGGGGCTCCGATACGACGGCTCATGGCAAGCCGACACAGTCCGTCACCACCTTCTCCGGGGACAGTGTCCAGAACCAGGTGAAGGATCTGCTCTCCGTCAAAAGGGAAACGGAGGGGGGCTCCGAGAGCAAGCGGCCACGGTCAGGGGCCGACTCGGAGCAGAACACCCCAGGGTCGACCCAGGGCGCACACACACTGCTGCAGCCCCAGACCTCGGTTCCCGACTGCGTCCGGAAGGCGATCAGCCGCAGCGGTGATGTTCTCGGCGCCAAGACAGGCATGTACGCCGGCAAGAGTGCCTATCTCGTCGTACTGCCCGACACCGTCGACAGCACACGGGTCACGGTCTATGTCGTCGACGCGTCGTGCGTCGGTCAGCAGCCCGTCTCCCCGGGCAAGGTGCTGCTGAAGCAGTCCCTCGCTCGTCCCTGA
- the sigM gene encoding RNA polymerase sigma factor SigM — MGTQASPSDQALLASHVAGDSDAFGELVRRHRDRLWAVALRTLGDREEAADAVQDALVSAYRAARTFRGQSAVTTWLHRITVNACIDRARKADSRKTSPVDDTERLEQLLEPHESASAPAERNDLHRQLLEALGTLPYEQRAALVLVDMQGYPVAEAARILDVPTGTVKSRCARGRARLLPLLTHLRPGSTGDEKEPGPERNRMAEPPVPPATGPRDGGSRVAGPSDSTVVKGGGGRA; from the coding sequence ATTGGTACCCAGGCCTCACCTTCAGACCAGGCTCTCCTGGCCAGTCACGTCGCAGGCGACTCGGACGCCTTTGGTGAACTGGTACGGCGGCATCGGGATCGGCTCTGGGCGGTCGCGCTGCGGACGCTGGGGGATCGCGAGGAGGCCGCTGATGCGGTCCAGGACGCCCTGGTCTCTGCCTATCGAGCTGCTCGAACCTTCCGGGGGCAGTCCGCCGTCACGACATGGCTGCACCGGATCACGGTGAATGCCTGCATCGACCGGGCTCGCAAGGCGGACTCCCGGAAGACCTCTCCCGTCGACGACACCGAACGGCTGGAGCAACTGCTGGAGCCGCATGAGTCGGCCTCGGCTCCGGCCGAGCGCAACGATCTGCACCGGCAGCTCCTCGAAGCACTCGGCACCCTTCCGTATGAGCAGCGTGCGGCTCTGGTCCTCGTGGACATGCAGGGGTACCCCGTGGCCGAGGCCGCTCGAATCCTCGACGTGCCCACGGGGACGGTGAAGAGCCGGTGCGCCCGAGGCAGAGCCAGGCTGCTGCCGCTGCTCACCCATCTACGCCCCGGAAGCACAGGGGACGAAAAAGAACCCGGCCCGGAACGGAACCGGATGGCCGAGCCACCCGTCCCACCGGCAACGGGACCACGGGACGGAGGCTCCCGCGTCGCGGGTCCGAGTGATTCAACCGTAGTGAAGGGCGGAGGTGGGCGAGCGTGA
- a CDS encoding protein kinase family protein, with protein MAERSTAAVDVADNNGEQPLTAKADQSTADGVAQNPERDTDSEEAQGSSATEGPGKKASPPELHSGHKLARRYRLEECVTRLDGFSSWRAVDEKLRRAVGVHTLPADHARARSVLAAARSSALLGDPRFVQVLDAVEENDLVYVVHEWLPDATELTALLASGPLEPHDAYQMVSQVASAMAAAHREGLAHLRLNPNAVLRASTGQWRIRGLAVNAALRGINSDTPQRTDTESIGALLYAALTQRWPYENDAYGLSGLPKTIGLIAPDQVRAGVHRGLSELAMRALVNDGATASRHEAPCTTPEELVKAIGEMPRIRPPEPSFTAPAEYQRTTYQQGTYGRPAPRPGAAQPMPTPPPPLQSRTGKVLKWTVSALLIAALGLGSWQLADALMDQSGKSNDTNNTQTQDGGGKNAPKQAPIKIQHAQEFIAEGDSQHPTDVDNTYDGNASTFWRTRSFDAGPTIAPLKPGVGIVYDLGSVKDLGSATVGLRYAGDHTTLDLYSADSLTPPSLGSMTKIGSVTTTGTSATVKLKKSVKTQYVLVWLTAVPKSGYDSTLYTRAGYKQAISEVNFMG; from the coding sequence GTGGCGGAACGGAGCACGGCTGCCGTCGACGTGGCAGACAACAACGGCGAGCAGCCGTTGACCGCCAAGGCGGACCAGTCCACGGCCGACGGGGTGGCCCAGAACCCGGAGCGGGACACGGACAGCGAAGAGGCCCAGGGGAGTAGCGCGACGGAGGGTCCCGGAAAGAAGGCATCGCCTCCCGAACTGCACAGCGGGCACAAACTCGCCAGACGCTACCGCCTCGAGGAGTGCGTCACCCGTCTGGACGGATTCAGCAGCTGGCGTGCGGTCGACGAGAAACTCCGTCGTGCCGTCGGCGTCCACACGCTGCCCGCGGACCATGCCCGGGCGCGTTCCGTACTGGCGGCCGCCCGTTCCTCCGCTCTGCTGGGCGATCCGCGCTTCGTCCAGGTCCTCGACGCCGTCGAGGAGAACGACCTCGTCTACGTCGTCCACGAGTGGCTGCCCGACGCCACCGAGCTGACCGCGCTGCTCGCGTCCGGCCCCCTGGAGCCGCACGACGCCTACCAGATGGTCAGTCAGGTCGCCTCCGCCATGGCCGCCGCACACCGCGAGGGCCTCGCCCATCTGCGGCTGAATCCGAACGCCGTACTGCGCGCCTCCACCGGTCAATGGCGCATCCGCGGCCTCGCCGTGAACGCGGCGCTGCGCGGCATCAACTCCGACACCCCGCAGCGCACCGACACCGAGTCGATCGGTGCACTGCTGTACGCGGCGCTGACCCAGCGCTGGCCGTACGAGAACGACGCCTACGGTCTGTCCGGGCTGCCCAAGACCATCGGCCTGATCGCGCCGGACCAGGTGCGCGCCGGTGTCCACCGTGGCCTGTCCGAGCTCGCCATGCGGGCTCTCGTCAACGACGGGGCCACCGCCTCCCGTCACGAGGCTCCGTGCACCACGCCCGAGGAGCTGGTGAAGGCGATCGGCGAGATGCCCCGCATCCGCCCGCCAGAGCCTTCGTTCACGGCTCCGGCGGAATACCAGCGCACGACGTACCAGCAAGGCACGTACGGCCGCCCCGCGCCCCGTCCCGGCGCCGCACAGCCGATGCCCACCCCACCCCCTCCGCTCCAGAGCCGCACCGGCAAGGTCCTGAAGTGGACGGTGTCGGCCCTGCTCATCGCCGCCCTCGGCCTGGGCAGCTGGCAGCTGGCGGACGCGCTGATGGACCAGAGCGGCAAGTCGAACGACACCAACAACACACAGACGCAGGACGGCGGCGGCAAGAACGCTCCGAAGCAGGCTCCGATAAAGATCCAGCATGCCCAGGAGTTCATCGCCGAGGGCGACTCCCAGCACCCCACCGACGTCGACAACACATACGACGGCAATGCATCCACGTTCTGGCGGACCAGGTCCTTCGACGCGGGCCCCACGATCGCACCGCTCAAGCCCGGTGTCGGCATCGTCTATGACCTTGGCTCGGTGAAGGATCTCGGCAGCGCCACCGTCGGGCTCCGCTACGCCGGTGATCACACGACGCTCGATCTGTACTCGGCCGACTCGCTGACGCCTCCGTCGCTCGGCTCGATGACAAAGATCGGCTCTGTCACGACCACCGGCACCTCCGCTACGGTGAAGCTCAAGAAGTCCGTGAAGACACAGTATGTCCTCGTATGGCTGACGGCCGTACCGAAGTCAGGTTACGACTCCACCTTGTACACACGCGCCGGCTACAAGCAGGCCATTAGTGAAGTGAACTTCATGGGCTGA